A window of Onychostoma macrolepis isolate SWU-2019 chromosome 01, ASM1243209v1, whole genome shotgun sequence contains these coding sequences:
- the LOC131544388 gene encoding C-type lectin lectoxin-Thr1-like isoform X1 has translation MQIEDFYDNVTCRSVKNTTGPQTHRNDERKARKHRGMRYLVLITVCLGIICLLLIAAIILQHFLAANKRGYLWGPDGLFISNELKSWSDSRQYCKDRGADLVIINTEEKQRHISSFIKESVWIGLSDRENEGNMKWVDNSPMNQGFWAEGEPNNHHGKSEDCIELYPSENSLSNWNDLSCSDKRKGICEK, from the exons atgcaaatagagGACTTTTATGATAATGTTACATGCAGAAGTGTTAAGAACACAACTGGACCTCAAACGCACCGCAACGATGAAAGAAAAGCTCGCAAACACA GAGGAATGAGATATTTGGTGCTGATCACTGTGTGTCTTGGGATCATTTGTCTTCTTCTGATTGCTGCCATCATCCTGCAGCATTTTCTGGCCGCTAATAAGCGAG GATATCTGTGGGGTCCAGATGGCTTGTTCATATCCAATGAGTTGAAGAGCTGGTCTGACAGCAGGCAATACTGCAAGGATCGTGGAGCTGATCTGGTTATTATCAACACTGAAGAGAAGCAG agacacatatCTTCATTCATCAAGGAAAGTGTGTGGATCGGTTTGTCTGACAGAGAGAATGAGGGCAACATGAAATGGGTGGATAATTCACCAATGAATCAAGG GTTCTGGGCTGAAGGTGAGCCAAATAACCATCATGGTAAGAGCGAGGACTGTATTGAATTGTATCCTTCAGAAAACAGCCTGAGCAACTGGAATGATCTCTCATGCTCCGATAAGAGAAAAGGGATTTGTGAGAAATAG
- the LOC131544388 gene encoding CD209 antigen-like protein E isoform X2, producing the protein MRYLVLITVCLGIICLLLIAAIILQHFLAANKRGYLWGPDGLFISNELKSWSDSRQYCKDRGADLVIINTEEKQRHISSFIKESVWIGLSDRENEGNMKWVDNSPMNQGFWAEGEPNNHHGKSEDCIELYPSENSLSNWNDLSCSDKRKGICEK; encoded by the exons ATGAGATATTTGGTGCTGATCACTGTGTGTCTTGGGATCATTTGTCTTCTTCTGATTGCTGCCATCATCCTGCAGCATTTTCTGGCCGCTAATAAGCGAG GATATCTGTGGGGTCCAGATGGCTTGTTCATATCCAATGAGTTGAAGAGCTGGTCTGACAGCAGGCAATACTGCAAGGATCGTGGAGCTGATCTGGTTATTATCAACACTGAAGAGAAGCAG agacacatatCTTCATTCATCAAGGAAAGTGTGTGGATCGGTTTGTCTGACAGAGAGAATGAGGGCAACATGAAATGGGTGGATAATTCACCAATGAATCAAGG GTTCTGGGCTGAAGGTGAGCCAAATAACCATCATGGTAAGAGCGAGGACTGTATTGAATTGTATCCTTCAGAAAACAGCCTGAGCAACTGGAATGATCTCTCATGCTCCGATAAGAGAAAAGGGATTTGTGAGAAATAG